A window of the Thalassospira indica genome harbors these coding sequences:
- the argJ gene encoding bifunctional glutamate N-acetyltransferase/amino-acid acetyltransferase ArgJ — MVATAISPLAPAAFPDLPAIAGVKLHTATLGIRYKGRPDVLMAELEPGTQVAGVFTTSTTASAAVRWGREALKGGTARAFFVNAGNSVAFTGKAGEKFVADKVEAVSKALGCAKTEIFTASTGVIGEPTTANRITDALGDLLANEAGWLDAAKAIMTTDTFPKGASATATINGKTVTIAGIAKGSGMIEPNMATMLSFVFTDAALPHNVLQAILADCNNRSFNAITVDSDTSTSDTLLVAATGKAGNDAISDVNDPELAAFKAAFEDVLRDLAHQIVRDGEGASKFITVKVTGAVNEKEAKTAAKAIANSPLVKTAIAGEDANWGRIVMAVGKCGVTADPNKLSVAIGGITLAKNGERVADYDEGPVEAHIKGQYIDIDADLGFGDGAATVWTCDLTHGYISINADYRS; from the coding sequence ATGGTTGCGACTGCCATTTCACCGCTTGCCCCTGCGGCATTCCCAGACCTTCCGGCGATTGCTGGCGTTAAACTGCATACCGCAACCCTTGGCATTCGCTATAAGGGGCGCCCGGATGTTCTGATGGCCGAACTCGAGCCAGGCACGCAGGTCGCCGGTGTCTTCACCACGTCGACCACCGCATCGGCGGCGGTCCGCTGGGGACGTGAGGCACTTAAGGGTGGTACGGCACGTGCCTTTTTTGTCAATGCGGGTAACTCCGTCGCCTTTACCGGCAAGGCTGGCGAAAAGTTCGTTGCTGACAAGGTCGAAGCCGTGTCCAAGGCACTCGGCTGTGCAAAAACCGAAATCTTTACCGCATCGACCGGCGTGATTGGCGAACCGACCACGGCCAACCGCATCACCGATGCACTGGGTGATCTTCTGGCCAATGAGGCCGGCTGGCTTGATGCCGCCAAGGCCATCATGACCACCGATACCTTCCCCAAGGGCGCGTCAGCCACCGCGACCATCAATGGCAAGACCGTGACCATTGCCGGTATCGCCAAGGGATCGGGCATGATCGAGCCGAACATGGCAACCATGCTAAGCTTTGTGTTTACCGATGCCGCCCTGCCGCACAATGTGCTGCAAGCCATTCTGGCCGATTGCAACAATCGCAGCTTCAACGCGATAACGGTTGATAGCGATACGTCAACCTCGGACACGCTTCTGGTGGCTGCCACGGGCAAGGCGGGCAATGACGCAATTAGTGACGTCAACGATCCGGAACTTGCCGCGTTCAAGGCGGCATTTGAAGACGTACTGCGTGATCTTGCCCATCAGATCGTTCGCGATGGCGAGGGCGCTTCGAAATTCATCACCGTCAAAGTCACCGGTGCCGTGAACGAAAAAGAGGCCAAAACTGCCGCGAAGGCCATTGCCAACTCCCCGCTTGTCAAAACCGCGATTGCGGGTGAAGACGCCAACTGGGGCCGTATCGTCATGGCTGTTGGCAAATGCGGTGTAACCGCCGATCCCAACAAGCTGAGCGTTGCAATCGGTGGCATTACGTTGGCCAAGAACGGTGAACGTGTTGCCGATTATGACGAAGGCCCGGTCGAGGCCCACATCAAGGGCCAGTATATCGACATTGATGCCGATCTTGGCTTTGGCGATGGTGCAGCCACGGTTTGGACCTGTGACCTGACGCATGGCTACATCTCGATTAATGCGGATTACCGCAGCTAA